The following DNA comes from Camelina sativa cultivar DH55 chromosome 14, Cs, whole genome shotgun sequence.
AATCTGTGCAGGGGAGGGCTTCGAGAACAGTTTCATGGAGTTCTTTTTCAAGTTGACTAAGAAAAAGCACCAAAAGGTCATCAGCAAGGACAACAATGCTCTTGGTAATCTCGAAGGAAATATATGTCTTAAATGCATTAGAAAGATACAAAGTATAGTAACGCTTGACTACTTTCACTTTGTTGTTTTGCAATATTCTTCCCTGAGGTGTTTGGATCAAATTTTGACTCTCACCATGGATTTGTTGTTGAATATGGTGAAGATAGGGATGCTGACTTAGGTGAGTCCCCACCCCTTGATTTTATTCTATTACTTTGCTACAACACTTCTGCAAAAAATTTATATGACCCTATGATCATTACTGAGATGGAAACGTATAATGTGATACTTCAGCTGCGTAGAGAAAACCATAGTAGCAAGCATAAATATTCTCAAGGATCTCTTATATCTGCAGGTTTCGATGTTGATGATCCAGAAAAAACATTCAATGTTTGCTTAAGTAAACAAGTTGAGGGAGGGGAATTATATTTCAGAGTATTACGGAGGATATTACGGGATAGCAACGTATCAATATGTGTTGTGTTTAAAGTCCTATTGTGATATGTCTTAGGTCCCCATATATTAGGACTTAGAGTCTATCTTGTGTTGAGTCCGTTCTGTATAAATATCAAGTCATTGTTAATCAATAAAGTTAAGCCAGTTTGATATCtaattctacatggtatcagagctaaaatcacaaaaattccTCTAAATTTTTCTTCTGAATCGATAGTTTCAATTTTATCTTTGTTTAAGTTTGTTTCTTGCGTGACAAGAAACCATGTCTGAAGTCGAAGATGTTTCTTCTGCAACCTAGAAAGCTGTTGATCAACAGCCGGAGCCACCGGTGGTGTCTCCTTATCTCCTGTCCAGCTCCGACAATCCTGGTTCCATGATCTCGTCGGTGTTGTTGAATggtgaaaattataattaatgaatGGGCTACGGAGATGTCTAATGCTCTACAAGCTAAACAGAGAACAGGTTTTATCAATGGAACAATCTCAAAACCTTCCATTGATGATCCTAACTTTGAGAATTGGCAGACGGTGAACTCGATGATTGTTGGATGGATCCGTACTTCCATCAAACCAAAAGTAAAGTCCAATATTACGTTCATATCTAATGCTCGTGCCCTATGGCTTGATTTGAAGGAACGTTTCTCAGTGGGAAACAAGATGCGAGTACATCAAATCAAGGCTCGAATTGCGGCGTGTCAACAAGCTGGACAACCCATCATCGATTACTATGGCAAACCCTTGACAGTTTGTAAGTGTGGTTTGTGTACGTGTGGTGCTACTCTTGAACCTgctaaagagagagaggaggagaagatcCACCAATTTATTTTGGGTCTcgatgattctcgctttggagGTCTTAGTACCAATCTTGTTGCAATGGATCCATTTCCTTCTCTTGGGGAAATTTATTCCCGAGTTATTAGAGAAGAACAACTTTTAGCTTCTGCTTGGGTTCATGAGCAGCATAAAGAGGTCGTGGGTTTCACGACTCAAACCGAACGGAGTGTACTTCCTTCTTCCCGAACAGAGATACAGAGTGGAGGAAGATTGAATTCCTCAAGTATCAGGTTTCGCTCTTCCATCTGCTCTCATTGTGGACGGTCAAGACATGAAAAGAAGGAGTGTTGGCAGATTGTTGGATTTCCAGAATGGTGGACTGAGCGCAACGGTGGACGTGGGTCTGCTACTCGTGGTAGAGGAGGTCGCGGTCTTGGACGTGGAAGAGGATATGCCACGAAAGCTCACGCAACGAGCTCCAATTCATCGAACCTCCCTGAGTTCACACAAGAACAGTTACAAGCTCTTTCACAGATGCTCAAAGGACAAACCACCAGCGGATCTTCTGATAAATTGTCTGGTAAGCCAAAGTTTGGCAATGTTGTTCTTGACACTGGTGCCTCTCATCACATAACTGGGGATCTCTCCCTCTTGTCTAATGTTGTCTCTATACCTCCTTGTTATGTGGGGTTTGCGGATGGTAGCAAAATGTTTGCTCTTACCAAGGGATTTTTTCCTCTTTCAAACAGATTTGCACTAACCGATGTTCTTTATGTTCCAACATTGACCTGCACATTGATATTTGTTTCTCGAATTGTGGAGCAAACTAAGTGTGTTGCTACCTTCACTAATACAATCTGTGTTTTACAGGACCGTTTA
Coding sequences within:
- the LOC104743928 gene encoding uncharacterized protein LOC104743928, yielding MSNALQAKQRTGFINGTISKPSIDDPNFENWQTVNSMIVGWIRTSIKPKVKSNITFISNARALWLDLKERFSVGNKMRVHQIKARIAACQQAGQPIIDYYGKPLTVCKCGLCTCGATLEPAKEREEEKIHQFILGLDDSRFGGLSTNLVAMDPFPSLGEIYSRVIREEQLLASAWVHEQHKEVVGFTTQTERSVLPSSRTEIQSGGRLNSSSIRFRSSICSHCGRSRHEKKECWQIVGFPEWWTERNGGRGSATRGRGGRGLGRGRGYATKAHATSSNSSNLPEFTQEQLQALSQMLKGQTTSGSSDKLSGKPKFGNVVLDTGASHHITGDLSLLSNVVSIPPCYVGFADGSKMFALTKGFFPLSNRFALTDVLYVPTLTCTLIFVSRIVEQTKCVATFTNTICVLQDRLTRTLIGSGEERHGVYYLMDVATARIHSINVSSDQRLVASAFRSS